A single genomic interval of Elusimicrobiota bacterium harbors:
- a CDS encoding transposase, whose translation MDVLGLLTSIPGIGFITASQPIARIGNWRHLYRYDQIGSFLGLVPSEDSTGDEINRGSITRMGNTNLKRTRTKDETALFVESLGILKNNPDVIPG comes from the coding sequence TTGGACGTTTTAGGACTGTTAACAAGTATTCCTGGTATAGGTTTCATAACTGCCAGTCAACCTATAGCACGAATTGGCAATTGGCGACATCTTTATCGTTATGATCAAATAGGTTCATTTCTTGGTCTTGTTCCCAGCGAAGATTCTACTGGTGATGAGATAAATCGCGGTTCAATTACTCGCATGGGTAATACAAATTTAAAGAGAACCAGAACAAAAGATGAGACTGCATTGTTTGTGGAGAGCCTCGGAATCTTGAAGAACAATCCCGATGTTATACCGGGATA